A window of the Calditrichota bacterium genome harbors these coding sequences:
- a CDS encoding sulfite exporter TauE/SafE family protein, translating into MTELIKISLLFLLGIVAGFINVMAGGGSTLTLPMLIFLGLDGAVANGTNRVAILVQNLSAVLSFKQENFSQFKTSLKLAAFTLPGAIIGALVAVSISNDLFKKILGMIIIGVVITMVVPRAKKDFGSETGNYKPYLLYPALFGVGFYGGFIQAGVGFLIMATLHYLMKLNLVRVNMHKVFIIFIYTIPALLIFILTKNIDWIFGIVLAGGMAFGGWWSAKLAVKRGEKVVRIVLMLAMLIMALKLLKII; encoded by the coding sequence ATGACAGAACTGATTAAAATTTCGCTGCTTTTTCTGTTGGGAATTGTCGCCGGGTTCATCAATGTGATGGCTGGCGGCGGCTCCACACTCACTTTACCCATGCTGATATTTTTGGGACTGGACGGCGCAGTCGCCAACGGAACCAATCGCGTGGCAATTTTAGTACAAAATTTATCGGCTGTGCTTTCCTTCAAACAGGAAAATTTCTCCCAGTTCAAAACAAGCCTCAAATTGGCGGCTTTCACGCTGCCGGGAGCGATCATCGGCGCGCTGGTCGCGGTTTCCATCAGCAATGATTTGTTCAAAAAAATATTGGGCATGATCATCATCGGCGTCGTGATCACCATGGTTGTTCCCAGAGCGAAAAAAGATTTCGGCAGTGAAACTGGCAATTACAAGCCATATTTGCTCTACCCGGCGCTGTTCGGCGTTGGTTTTTACGGCGGGTTCATCCAAGCCGGCGTCGGATTTTTGATCATGGCAACGCTGCACTATTTGATGAAATTGAATCTCGTCCGCGTGAACATGCACAAAGTTTTCATCATTTTCATTTACACCATCCCAGCGCTGCTCATTTTCATTTTGACAAAAAATATTGATTGGATTTTCGGAATAGTGCTCGCCGGCGGCATGGCTTTTGGCGGTTGGTGGTCGGCAAAATTAGCGGTAAAACGCGGCGAAAAAGTGGTGCGCATTGTTCTCATGCTTGCCATGCTGATTATGGCATTAAAACTTTTGAAAATTATTTAA
- a CDS encoding DUF438 domain-containing protein: MSELINNSKKRKELLKHMILQLHKGEAPEVVRKQLIRLMGQVPYNEVVEVEQELISEGLPQEEVLRLCDIHTAALEGAIDQSGAKKAEPGHPVHTFQQENIALQLKIAELEKLYEQVEKLDSADDVAELLRQIQGHFNELADVDKHYLRKENLLFPYLEKHGVTGPPQVMWGKHDETRVLLKAAFEAFKQTAKMSVEEAKTVTNMIFRPASKAVDDMIGKEEEILFPMTLDTLTDAEWYEIYKQSVEIGFCLYDPTDEWKPEGIADEKFGSTPSDGRIQLPSGSFTVEELTALLNTIPFDLTFVDKNDKVKFFTRGKERIFARNRAILGRDVQKCHPPSSVHIVEKILDDFKSGAQDVASFWIQMGGKFIMIEYFAMRNENGEYLGALEVSQDLTEKRKLEGEQRLLNYEK; this comes from the coding sequence ATGAGCGAACTAATAAATAATTCAAAGAAAAGAAAAGAGCTATTGAAACACATGATTTTGCAACTGCACAAAGGCGAGGCGCCGGAAGTCGTCAGAAAACAGTTGATTCGGTTGATGGGGCAAGTGCCGTACAATGAAGTTGTGGAGGTGGAACAGGAACTGATTTCCGAAGGCCTGCCGCAGGAAGAAGTGCTGCGTTTGTGCGACATTCACACGGCGGCTCTGGAGGGCGCCATTGATCAGTCCGGCGCAAAAAAGGCAGAACCGGGGCATCCGGTGCATACTTTTCAGCAGGAAAATATTGCGCTGCAACTGAAAATTGCAGAGCTGGAAAAATTGTACGAACAGGTTGAGAAGCTCGACTCGGCGGATGACGTTGCTGAATTATTGCGGCAGATTCAGGGACATTTTAATGAACTGGCTGATGTGGACAAACATTATCTGCGAAAAGAAAATTTGTTGTTCCCCTATTTAGAAAAACATGGCGTAACAGGTCCGCCGCAAGTGATGTGGGGCAAACATGACGAAACCCGCGTTTTGCTGAAGGCGGCGTTTGAGGCATTCAAACAGACAGCGAAAATGTCTGTGGAAGAAGCAAAAACAGTGACAAATATGATTTTTCGCCCGGCGTCCAAAGCTGTGGACGACATGATCGGCAAGGAGGAAGAGATTCTCTTTCCCATGACATTGGACACGCTCACTGACGCGGAATGGTACGAAATTTACAAACAGAGCGTGGAAATTGGCTTTTGCCTTTACGATCCGACTGATGAATGGAAGCCCGAAGGAATCGCTGACGAAAAATTTGGCTCCACTCCTTCAGACGGACGAATTCAATTGCCCAGCGGCAGTTTCACTGTCGAGGAATTAACTGCGTTGCTGAACACCATTCCGTTTGATTTGACATTTGTGGACAAAAATGACAAAGTGAAGTTTTTTACTCGCGGAAAAGAAAGAATTTTCGCTCGCAATCGTGCAATTTTGGGGCGAGATGTGCAAAAATGTCACCCGCCGTCAAGCGTGCACATTGTGGAAAAAATTTTGGACGATTTCAAATCCGGCGCTCAGGATGTGGCTTCTTTTTGGATTCAGATGGGCGGGAAATTTATCATGATCGAATATTTCGCCATGCGCAATGAAAACGGCGAATATCTCGGTGCCCTTGAAGTGAGCCAGGATTTGACGGAAAAGAGAAAATTGGAAGGCGAACAACGATTATTGAATTATGAAAAGTAG
- a CDS encoding T9SS type A sorting domain-containing protein, whose translation MRSSNFRFKNFVLAIFVILLPLTPLLGSNQEDFDVIYYRIDVKIDIDQESVAGTVETRAVSLIDGLTQLNLDLFDNMTVSAVSGDASGFQHGNNILAIDLDKSYNQGDTVSVIVNYSGKPSAGSNFNPMTFDRSRDVVTISSESCPFYARTWWPCKDRPDDKPDSVDFYITVPANLTVAANGVLINVIDNRDGTETFYWQIRNPIATYLIAFSASNYQIIEDQFVSAENDTLPIRIYTFPEHYSKALVDFDNVSEMIEILSSYYGPYPYMNEKYGIVEYVGYWGGMEYQTITSLQPYLIQGNHSYESTFLHELAHQWWGDCVSPKDFHHTWLSEGFAVFSEALYYGHLQGEQRYHDYMNNENNALNLSGRIYRDDVTDPNAVYGYIVYNKGAWVIHMLRHVMGEENFWEALHQYRQQYEYSSATTEDFQHVFENVAGESLDWFFHEWIYEPGYPFYYYGWSQRENNGQYELKAFIDQIQQDAPLFKMPVDVTITTATKETTLVVTVEDSSQTFEYISDEPITDFKLDKNDWILKKTKVTTQPILKCYDYFVVDSLGNNNGLAEPGETIWLNITVVNEGTGASKMVAVLVSDDPDLEIPRVHSEFIVSGGSYGHLERDWVAMLPFTIKESAVPHISSLAIQFNADDTYTMYDTIDVKIGTPNIMLVDDDDGENFEQYLSQPLSLAKVYYETWDVKQNGVPDYDDILKNYQTVIWITGNDRTTTLTAEEQDAVGKFLDNGGWLLLSGQDIGYDLVADGSEQDSLFYSNYLHAQFLSDSVNSTKLIGVPNDPIAGGMFVYIEDKPEAASNQHSPSAIAALNGAETILKYIPQMTAGGIRYSDPASGAKLVYLAFGLEGISGPYEDTGQQLLEKIMAWFSGTSGVNHFEQGKTPVKYSLEQNYPNPFNSVTKIRFNLPDAGNAKLIIYNLAGQRIRELTKPDSANEFIWDGTDQNGESVASGIYIYELKGKKFSASRKLVLVK comes from the coding sequence ATGCGTAGCTCAAATTTCCGGTTCAAAAACTTTGTACTTGCCATTTTTGTCATCTTGCTTCCTTTGACACCTCTTTTAGGAAGCAATCAAGAAGATTTTGACGTCATCTATTACAGAATAGACGTCAAGATCGACATAGACCAGGAATCCGTCGCAGGAACTGTCGAGACCAGAGCCGTTAGTTTGATCGACGGACTCACTCAATTGAATCTGGATTTGTTTGACAACATGACAGTCAGCGCCGTCTCGGGTGATGCGTCCGGATTTCAGCACGGGAACAATATTCTGGCGATCGACCTGGACAAAAGTTACAATCAGGGCGACACCGTATCCGTGATTGTCAATTACAGCGGCAAACCATCCGCCGGATCAAATTTCAATCCCATGACTTTCGACCGCTCCCGTGACGTGGTAACCATTTCCTCCGAGAGCTGCCCTTTTTACGCCCGAACCTGGTGGCCCTGCAAGGACCGGCCCGACGACAAGCCCGACTCGGTGGATTTTTACATCACAGTCCCTGCCAATTTGACCGTCGCCGCCAACGGCGTGCTGATTAATGTGATTGACAACAGAGACGGCACAGAAACTTTCTACTGGCAAATTCGCAATCCGATCGCGACCTACTTGATCGCCTTTTCCGCTTCGAACTACCAGATTATCGAAGATCAATTTGTCTCGGCAGAAAATGACACTCTGCCCATCAGGATTTACACTTTCCCGGAACATTACAGCAAAGCGCTGGTGGATTTCGACAACGTCAGCGAAATGATTGAGATTTTGTCTTCATATTACGGCCCCTATCCTTACATGAATGAGAAATACGGCATTGTGGAATACGTCGGCTACTGGGGAGGCATGGAATATCAGACAATCACTTCGCTGCAGCCTTATTTAATCCAAGGAAATCACAGTTACGAATCAACCTTTTTGCACGAATTAGCACACCAGTGGTGGGGTGACTGCGTTTCGCCGAAAGATTTCCACCACACCTGGTTGAGCGAAGGATTTGCCGTATTTTCCGAAGCGCTTTATTACGGACATTTGCAGGGAGAGCAGCGCTACCACGATTATATGAATAACGAAAACAATGCGCTCAATTTGTCCGGCAGAATTTACCGCGACGACGTCACAGACCCTAACGCCGTGTATGGCTACATTGTTTACAACAAGGGCGCCTGGGTGATCCACATGCTGCGACACGTGATGGGTGAAGAAAATTTCTGGGAAGCGCTGCACCAGTATCGCCAGCAGTACGAATACAGCTCTGCCACAACCGAAGATTTTCAGCACGTATTTGAAAATGTCGCTGGCGAATCTCTGGATTGGTTTTTTCACGAGTGGATTTACGAGCCCGGCTATCCGTTTTATTACTACGGCTGGTCTCAGAGAGAAAATAACGGACAGTACGAGTTGAAAGCGTTCATCGACCAGATTCAGCAAGACGCGCCGCTGTTCAAAATGCCCGTGGATGTGACAATTACTACCGCGACCAAGGAAACAACGCTTGTGGTGACCGTGGAAGATAGCAGCCAGACCTTTGAATATATTTCTGACGAACCAATTACTGATTTTAAACTGGACAAAAATGACTGGATTTTGAAAAAGACAAAAGTCACCACTCAGCCGATTCTGAAATGTTACGACTACTTTGTAGTGGATTCTCTCGGAAATAACAACGGCCTTGCCGAGCCGGGAGAAACGATATGGCTAAACATCACAGTCGTCAACGAAGGCACCGGGGCCTCGAAAATGGTAGCTGTTCTTGTGAGCGATGACCCGGATCTTGAAATTCCGCGCGTACATAGTGAATTCATTGTTTCGGGTGGAAGCTACGGCCATTTAGAACGCGACTGGGTGGCAATGCTTCCCTTCACAATCAAGGAAAGCGCAGTGCCGCACATTTCCAGTCTGGCCATCCAATTCAATGCCGATGACACCTACACAATGTACGACACCATTGACGTGAAAATCGGCACGCCAAATATCATGCTGGTGGATGATGATGACGGTGAAAATTTTGAGCAATATTTGTCGCAACCATTGTCGCTGGCAAAAGTTTACTACGAAACCTGGGACGTAAAGCAAAACGGCGTTCCGGACTATGATGATATTCTGAAAAATTACCAGACCGTCATCTGGATCACCGGCAATGACCGTACAACGACGCTCACTGCTGAAGAGCAGGATGCGGTGGGAAAATTTCTCGACAACGGCGGCTGGCTGCTGCTTTCGGGACAGGACATCGGCTACGACCTTGTCGCGGACGGCAGTGAGCAAGACTCGCTTTTTTACTCCAATTATTTGCACGCCCAATTTCTGAGCGATTCGGTGAATTCGACAAAACTCATCGGCGTTCCCAATGATCCGATCGCCGGCGGGATGTTTGTTTACATCGAAGATAAGCCGGAGGCTGCCAGCAATCAGCACTCGCCCAGCGCCATCGCGGCTCTGAATGGCGCCGAGACGATTCTCAAATACATTCCTCAAATGACAGCCGGCGGAATTCGCTATTCCGATCCTGCCAGCGGGGCCAAATTGGTTTATCTGGCTTTCGGACTGGAAGGGATCTCCGGACCCTATGAGGACACGGGACAGCAATTGCTGGAAAAAATCATGGCCTGGTTTTCCGGAACCAGCGGAGTGAATCATTTTGAGCAGGGAAAAACACCGGTGAAATATTCCCTGGAGCAAAATTACCCCAACCCTTTCAACTCAGTGACGAAAATCAGATTCAATTTGCCCGACGCCGGCAATGCCAAATTAATCATCTACAATCTGGCAGGTCAGAGAATCCGGGAATTGACCAAACCAGACTCAGCCAATGAATTCATCTGGGATGGCACAGATCAAAACGGAGAGTCGGTTGCTTCGGGAATTTATATCTATGAATTGAAAGGGAAGAAATTTTCGGCTTCGCGAAAGTTAGTGCTGGTGAAGTGA
- a CDS encoding 4Fe-4S ferredoxin: MIRKIITIDEDLCDGCGNCVIGCSEGALQIIDGKAKLVKEDFCDGFGDCIGACPTGALKIEEKEVPAFDEAGVRQHLLQTQGAEAVWRMEEAQKKHKISAAEEKMHLGCPGARQRIVEQPDREARVQEDSADSGATSELAHWPVQLHLVRPGAPFFRDRELVVMSTCGPLAVADVHSRYLRGRSVVVGCPKLDDTRPYAQKLAAIFSEVSIPKVIVVRMEVPCCGGLTMIVEQAVASSGRSDLIVEEHILSVEGKLKEVKTI, translated from the coding sequence ATGATACGAAAAATAATTACCATCGACGAAGACTTGTGCGACGGCTGCGGCAACTGCGTGATTGGCTGTTCTGAAGGGGCGCTGCAAATTATTGACGGCAAAGCGAAATTGGTCAAAGAAGATTTTTGTGACGGATTTGGCGATTGCATTGGCGCCTGTCCCACCGGAGCATTGAAAATTGAAGAAAAAGAAGTGCCGGCGTTTGACGAAGCTGGCGTGCGTCAACATTTGCTGCAAACTCAAGGCGCAGAAGCCGTCTGGCGCATGGAAGAAGCGCAGAAAAAGCATAAAATCAGCGCAGCAGAAGAAAAAATGCACTTGGGTTGCCCCGGCGCCAGACAGCGAATTGTTGAACAACCGGACAGAGAAGCGCGTGTTCAAGAAGATTCCGCGGATTCGGGAGCGACGTCAGAATTAGCGCACTGGCCTGTGCAATTGCATCTCGTTCGCCCCGGAGCGCCATTTTTCCGCGACAGGGAATTGGTCGTTATGAGCACTTGCGGCCCTTTGGCGGTTGCAGATGTGCATTCTCGATATTTGCGCGGCAGGAGTGTGGTGGTTGGCTGCCCCAAATTAGATGACACCAGACCTTACGCCCAGAAATTAGCCGCAATATTTAGCGAAGTGTCCATTCCAAAGGTGATTGTCGTGCGCATGGAAGTTCCCTGCTGTGGCGGATTAACGATGATTGTCGAACAGGCGGTAGCTTCGTCGGGGAGGTCGGATTTAATCGTTGAAGAACACATATTAAGCGTTGAAGGAAAATTGAAAGAAGTGAAAACCATTTGA
- the menA gene encoding 1,4-dihydroxy-2-naphthoate octaprenyltransferase produces the protein MASSIRAWWQAFRYHFVPPSILPAILGGVLAWAITGEFFPFYFFLVVTGVTFNHIALNMTDDYFDYKHSIDDAKKREKNPYSGGSGTLTGGVITPEQMKQAFSLGYFLTILIGLFLSAERGWIVFAIGAFGMACAYFYTAPPIRYGYHGLGEISQLINFSLTIGLGAYFVQAHSFSPEAALVVLPLGFMMFSMITINEIPDEAQDRDGRKRTLVVIFGAKTGVFLYALNMIIAYLIIILIPLFKIASFWIYLSLVTLPWLTKAIAVATKNFRDPQKLAPANLLTIRIHNLTGILLIIAYLIEGYQRQAQLAPMIVPIILLVVLYFPVALTVFFNVMPLKPAGKK, from the coding sequence ATGGCAAGTAGCATCCGAGCGTGGTGGCAAGCGTTTCGCTACCATTTTGTCCCGCCGAGTATTCTGCCGGCGATTTTGGGCGGCGTTTTAGCATGGGCGATTACCGGCGAATTTTTTCCTTTCTATTTTTTCCTCGTCGTCACGGGCGTCACTTTCAATCATATTGCGCTTAACATGACTGATGACTATTTTGATTACAAACACTCCATTGATGACGCCAAAAAACGCGAAAAAAATCCCTATTCCGGCGGCAGCGGCACGTTGACGGGTGGGGTGATTACGCCGGAGCAGATGAAGCAGGCTTTTTCTCTCGGCTATTTTCTCACTATTCTCATTGGCTTGTTTCTATCTGCAGAGCGCGGATGGATTGTTTTCGCTATTGGTGCTTTTGGCATGGCGTGCGCGTATTTTTACACAGCGCCGCCGATCCGCTACGGCTACCACGGACTCGGAGAAATTTCCCAATTGATAAATTTTTCTCTGACCATCGGTCTGGGCGCCTATTTTGTGCAAGCGCACTCTTTTTCTCCGGAAGCGGCGCTGGTCGTTTTGCCGCTGGGATTTATGATGTTCTCCATGATCACCATCAACGAAATTCCCGACGAGGCACAGGATCGCGACGGCAGAAAGAGAACGCTGGTAGTCATTTTCGGCGCTAAAACCGGTGTTTTCCTCTACGCTTTGAACATGATCATTGCTTATTTGATCATCATTCTTATCCCGCTTTTCAAAATAGCCAGTTTCTGGATTTATCTCAGTCTGGTGACACTCCCGTGGCTGACAAAGGCGATCGCCGTGGCAACGAAGAATTTTCGTGATCCGCAAAAATTAGCTCCGGCAAATCTGTTGACGATTCGAATTCACAATTTGACCGGAATTTTGCTGATTATCGCTTATTTGATCGAAGGATATCAGCGCCAAGCGCAACTCGCGCCGATGATTGTGCCCATCATTTTGTTGGTTGTGCTCTATTTTCCGGTGGCGTTGACAGTATTTTTCAATGTAATGCCTTTGAAACCAGCGGGGAAAAAGTAA
- a CDS encoding 4Fe-4S binding protein, whose product MMFVRLLPVIFSCLLMAAHFSRGGILGLAIFWLFLPFLLFVKRQWVVRVFQVLLVFAMIIWVETAIRLIQMRQAMGESWTRLAIILAVVALFSGLSALVFENKKVKDRFKKKKIDGGVVASILLTAGLLAIVQIKVANPMLLAERFFPSLGWLEIAVLALYAGFLVEKMFDPQEQQKWRLRIWLFFSVVFFGQLLIGLLGAEKFLMTGKLHLPIPAMIVAGPIFRGSGFFMPILFLTTILLVGPAWCSHLCYIGAWDNFASNGARKPAILPRWRHAARLGILLMIVAVSLLLRLAGVDSFYATILGAAFGLLGVGIMGILSRKKGSMIHCTVYCPIGLLANALGKINPFRIRINDSCTECGACTRVCRYQALSMNDVKNRKPSFTCTLCGDCVGSCHENSIEYRFGKIEANRARIIFLVIIVSLHAVFLGVARI is encoded by the coding sequence ATGATGTTTGTGCGATTACTTCCGGTGATTTTTTCTTGCTTGTTGATGGCGGCTCATTTCTCTCGCGGAGGAATTTTAGGATTGGCAATTTTTTGGTTGTTTTTGCCGTTTCTTTTGTTCGTGAAAAGACAGTGGGTAGTGCGGGTTTTTCAAGTATTGCTTGTTTTTGCCATGATAATCTGGGTCGAAACGGCGATCCGTTTGATTCAGATGAGGCAGGCGATGGGCGAATCCTGGACGAGATTGGCGATAATTTTGGCTGTGGTGGCGCTGTTTTCAGGCCTTTCAGCGCTTGTTTTTGAAAATAAAAAAGTGAAAGACAGATTTAAAAAAAAAAAGATTGACGGCGGAGTAGTCGCTTCAATTCTTTTGACCGCTGGTTTGTTGGCAATTGTGCAAATCAAAGTCGCCAATCCGATGCTGTTGGCTGAGAGATTTTTTCCCTCTTTGGGCTGGTTGGAAATTGCTGTTTTAGCGCTGTACGCTGGGTTTTTGGTGGAAAAAATGTTTGATCCCCAAGAGCAGCAAAAATGGCGCTTGCGCATCTGGTTATTTTTTTCTGTCGTCTTTTTCGGACAGCTATTGATCGGTTTGTTAGGCGCGGAAAAATTTCTCATGACCGGAAAGTTGCACTTGCCCATTCCGGCGATGATCGTTGCCGGGCCGATCTTTCGCGGCTCTGGATTTTTTATGCCCATCTTGTTTTTGACGACGATTCTGCTGGTAGGTCCGGCCTGGTGCAGCCATCTGTGCTACATCGGCGCTTGGGATAATTTTGCCAGCAATGGCGCCAGAAAACCGGCTATTCTGCCGCGGTGGCGTCATGCGGCGCGATTAGGAATTTTGCTGATGATTGTCGCTGTTTCGCTCCTGTTGCGGCTTGCCGGAGTCGATTCATTTTATGCCACGATTCTCGGAGCTGCGTTTGGCTTGTTGGGTGTGGGAATCATGGGCATTCTTTCACGAAAAAAGGGCTCCATGATTCATTGCACGGTTTATTGTCCCATCGGTTTGCTGGCAAATGCATTGGGCAAAATTAATCCGTTTCGCATTCGGATCAATGATTCCTGTACTGAATGCGGCGCCTGCACGCGAGTCTGCCGCTATCAAGCGTTATCGATGAACGATGTCAAAAATAGAAAGCCAAGTTTTACCTGCACTTTGTGCGGCGACTGCGTAGGTTCCTGCCATGAGAATTCCATCGAATATCGTTTTGGCAAAATTGAGGCAAATCGGGCAAGAATTATTTTTCTGGTGATCATCGTGAGTTTGCACGCGGTTTTTTTAGGGGTGGCGAGAATTTGA
- a CDS encoding cupin domain-containing protein: protein MSNENLGNLPGGKAINLASLVDYSPHSIVSREIVKNSSGSLTVFAFDAGQGLSEHTAPFDAVVQILDGEAEISVGKNTETANEGETVIMPANIPHALNAKKKFKMQLIMIKEKKQ from the coding sequence ATGAGCAATGAAAATTTGGGGAACTTACCAGGCGGCAAAGCGATTAATCTGGCGAGTCTGGTGGATTATTCGCCGCATTCAATTGTCAGTAGAGAAATTGTGAAAAACAGCTCCGGCTCACTGACGGTTTTCGCTTTTGACGCGGGGCAGGGGCTGAGCGAACATACAGCTCCGTTTGATGCTGTCGTACAGATTTTGGACGGAGAAGCAGAGATTAGCGTTGGCAAAAATACAGAAACTGCAAACGAAGGAGAGACTGTAATTATGCCGGCGAATATTCCTCATGCTTTGAATGCAAAGAAGAAATTCAAAATGCAACTTATAATGATAAAGGAAAAGAAACAATGA
- a CDS encoding DUF1858 domain-containing protein: MSDEQKKITIEPGTKVSDLLEAYPQLESELGEITAIFENLNNPILRQTVAQVTTLRQIAETEKISVASVVNRLRVNAGIHEYFPDEVDSDSAGNSPTWLDREKIAKTLDATDMLGRGEHPVTVVLQEVEKLDDEEIYQLITPFLPEPLLEKVKNSGCTIWTEKKGNKYYSYFVKS, from the coding sequence ATGTCTGACGAACAAAAGAAAATTACGATTGAGCCAGGGACAAAAGTTTCGGATCTGCTGGAGGCCTATCCGCAGTTGGAAAGCGAATTAGGGGAAATCACGGCGATTTTTGAAAATTTGAATAATCCGATTTTGCGACAAACTGTGGCGCAAGTGACAACGTTGCGTCAGATTGCCGAAACGGAAAAAATCAGCGTGGCGTCTGTAGTGAACAGATTGCGAGTCAACGCCGGCATTCATGAATATTTCCCAGACGAAGTTGATTCGGATTCTGCCGGGAATTCGCCAACATGGCTGGATCGCGAAAAAATTGCAAAGACGCTGGACGCCACAGATATGCTGGGAAGAGGGGAACATCCGGTAACGGTAGTGCTTCAGGAAGTAGAAAAGCTCGATGATGAAGAAATTTATCAATTGATTACTCCATTTTTACCGGAGCCGCTGCTGGAAAAGGTGAAAAATAGCGGCTGCACAATCTGGACCGAGAAAAAGGGAAACAAGTACTATTCTTATTTTGTTAAATCGTAG
- a CDS encoding SDR family NAD(P)-dependent oxidoreductase, with protein sequence MKTKKWNKNNIPDQTGRVIIVTGASSGIGFETAKALAEKGGTVVLAVRNTDKGNEAYEKIRSAFPVKLVLMPLDLADLKSVKKFAAEFKANFDRLDLLINNAGVMIPPYSKTKDGFELQMGTNHLGHFALTALLFDLIKKTPNSRIVNVSSVAHKWGKIDFSDINWEKRKYKPMQAYGDSKLANLYFTSELKRNAEKVNQSVIVAAAHPGWSATALQRHSSVFSFFNNFLAQSPKMGALPTLYAAIANDVNSGDFFGPSGLLEWRGYPQKVQSNELSRDASVAEKLWEVSENLTKIKFVIGKK encoded by the coding sequence ATGAAAACGAAAAAATGGAATAAAAATAACATCCCCGATCAAACAGGTCGGGTAATCATCGTCACCGGAGCCAGCAGCGGCATTGGCTTTGAGACAGCGAAAGCGTTGGCTGAAAAAGGCGGAACAGTGGTACTGGCTGTCCGCAATACGGACAAAGGCAACGAAGCTTACGAAAAAATCAGGTCTGCCTTTCCCGTTAAATTAGTTCTGATGCCATTAGATTTGGCTGACCTGAAATCTGTGAAAAAATTTGCCGCAGAGTTCAAGGCAAATTTTGACCGATTGGATTTACTGATCAACAACGCCGGGGTGATGATACCGCCCTACTCAAAAACAAAGGACGGCTTTGAACTGCAAATGGGAACGAATCATTTGGGACATTTTGCGTTAACTGCCCTGCTGTTTGATTTGATCAAAAAAACGCCGAACAGCCGCATCGTAAATGTCAGCAGCGTAGCGCATAAATGGGGAAAAATCGATTTTTCGGACATCAATTGGGAAAAACGAAAGTACAAACCCATGCAGGCGTATGGAGACAGCAAGCTTGCCAATCTCTATTTCACATCTGAACTGAAACGAAATGCAGAAAAAGTAAATCAAAGCGTAATCGTCGCCGCGGCTCATCCGGGCTGGTCAGCGACAGCGCTCCAGAGACACTCCAGTGTTTTTTCGTTCTTCAACAACTTTCTTGCGCAAAGTCCGAAAATGGGCGCCTTACCCACATTGTACGCCGCGATCGCCAACGATGTGAACAGCGGTGATTTTTTCGGCCCGTCGGGACTGCTGGAATGGCGCGGCTATCCGCAAAAGGTTCAATCGAATGAACTTTCCCGTGATGCTTCAGTCGCTGAAAAATTGTGGGAAGTTTCCGAAAATTTAACCAAAATCAAATTTGTGATTGGCAAAAAATAA